A single region of the Melioribacteraceae bacterium 4301-Me genome encodes:
- a CDS encoding NAD(P)H-dependent flavin oxidoreductase: MNIKNRITDLLGIGYPIIQAGMVWVSGWKLASAVSNCGGLGLIGSGSMKIDLLREHIQKCKNATSNPFGVNIPLLRGDADEIVKTVLEENVKIVFTSAGHPGKYIDKLKSNGVIVVHVVSSVKQALKAESVGCDAVVGEGVEAGGHNGIDEITTFCLIPQIVDALKIPVIAAGGIADGRGILAALSLGAEGVQIGTRFAATVESSAHYNYKRKVIEAKDNDTVLILKKIGMARMIKNNFTQLVEQEEKNGADENRLRELLGNKRERAGIFEGNENEGMLEAGQGVGLIHEILPVKDLFTKLITEYNKAKQSICNSTA, encoded by the coding sequence ATGAATATTAAAAACAGAATAACCGACTTACTTGGGATTGGCTATCCAATAATTCAAGCTGGAATGGTGTGGGTCTCGGGCTGGAAATTAGCTTCTGCAGTTTCTAATTGCGGTGGACTTGGATTAATAGGTTCAGGTTCGATGAAAATAGATTTACTAAGAGAACATATTCAAAAATGTAAAAATGCTACATCCAATCCCTTTGGTGTTAACATACCACTTCTACGCGGTGATGCAGATGAAATTGTTAAAACTGTGCTTGAAGAAAATGTAAAAATAGTTTTCACATCTGCAGGTCACCCGGGCAAATACATCGACAAGCTTAAAAGCAATGGAGTTATAGTTGTACATGTAGTATCTTCAGTTAAACAAGCATTGAAAGCCGAAAGTGTTGGCTGTGATGCTGTAGTTGGCGAAGGCGTAGAGGCCGGTGGGCATAACGGTATCGATGAGATAACTACATTCTGCCTTATCCCTCAAATTGTTGATGCTTTAAAAATTCCAGTTATTGCTGCAGGCGGTATAGCAGATGGTAGAGGAATTTTGGCAGCCCTTTCACTTGGAGCTGAAGGAGTGCAAATTGGTACAAGGTTCGCTGCTACAGTAGAATCCTCAGCTCATTATAATTACAAAAGAAAAGTAATAGAAGCTAAAGATAATGACACAGTACTTATTCTTAAAAAAATTGGAATGGCAAGAATGATTAAAAATAACTTTACCCAACTTGTCGAACAAGAAGAAAAAAATGGCGCAGATGAAAATAGGCTTAGGGAATTACTTGGAAACAAACGAGAAAGAGCAGGTATTTTCGAAGGAAATGAAAACGAAGGGATGCTGGAAGCTGGACAGGGTGTTGGACTTATTCATGAAATATTGCCGGTCAAAGACTTATTTACTAAACTTATAACGGAATACAACAAAGCTAAACAATCAATTTGTAATTCTACCGCATGA
- a CDS encoding adenosylhomocysteinase, with amino-acid sequence MDYKSGKYKVKDLSLASEGRKKIEWAESRMPVLMALREKYSKTKPLKGYKIAGCLHVTKETAVLVETLKAAGAQVSWSGCNPLSTQDEIAAALAKNGIEIYAWHGQSVKEFYWSIERTLDIKPNLTLDDGADLIFTIHNKFPHLAKNVIGGTEETTTGVHRLRAMAEAGKLLYPVIAVNDAETKWDFDNVYGTGQSSIDGILRATSVLLAGKNFVVAGYGHCGKGCAMRAAGLGANVIVTEVKPTAALKAALDGFRVMTMDEAAKIGDIFITATGVKDVIVERHFKKMKDGAIVCNTGHYDCEINIPQLEKLSKGKRTVRANNEEYTLKDGRKIYLLAKGRLVNLAAAEGHPSEVMDMSFANQFMSQLRLINYDKHGILLNPEVIEIPEEQDQEIARIKLQTMSYTIDKLTKEQLAYIKDYSAGT; translated from the coding sequence ATGGATTATAAGAGCGGTAAATATAAAGTTAAAGATCTTTCATTAGCTTCGGAAGGGAGAAAAAAAATTGAATGGGCAGAATCGAGAATGCCAGTCTTAATGGCGTTAAGAGAGAAGTATTCCAAAACAAAACCATTAAAAGGATACAAAATTGCCGGCTGTCTTCATGTTACTAAAGAGACTGCTGTTTTAGTTGAAACTCTCAAAGCTGCTGGCGCCCAAGTTAGTTGGAGCGGATGCAATCCATTATCCACACAAGATGAAATTGCAGCGGCTCTTGCAAAAAATGGAATCGAAATTTATGCATGGCATGGCCAAAGTGTAAAAGAATTTTATTGGTCAATTGAAAGAACATTGGATATCAAACCAAATCTAACACTTGATGACGGCGCTGATCTTATATTTACAATTCACAATAAGTTTCCACATCTTGCTAAAAATGTTATTGGCGGCACTGAAGAAACTACGACTGGTGTGCATAGACTGAGAGCAATGGCAGAGGCAGGTAAACTACTCTACCCAGTAATTGCTGTTAATGATGCTGAAACTAAATGGGACTTTGACAATGTTTATGGTACTGGACAATCTTCAATTGATGGAATACTAAGGGCTACCTCTGTTTTGTTGGCTGGCAAAAATTTTGTTGTTGCAGGATATGGTCATTGCGGCAAAGGTTGTGCAATGCGTGCAGCAGGGCTCGGCGCTAATGTAATTGTTACTGAAGTTAAACCTACTGCGGCTTTAAAAGCTGCTTTGGATGGATTTAGGGTTATGACTATGGATGAAGCAGCTAAAATTGGAGATATTTTTATTACAGCCACTGGTGTAAAAGATGTTATAGTGGAAAGGCATTTCAAAAAAATGAAAGATGGTGCAATTGTATGTAATACCGGTCATTACGATTGCGAAATTAATATACCGCAATTAGAAAAATTGAGTAAAGGCAAAAGAACTGTGAGAGCAAACAACGAGGAATATACATTAAAAGATGGAAGAAAAATTTATTTGCTAGCTAAAGGCAGACTGGTAAACCTCGCTGCTGCCGAAGGACATCCTTCTGAAGTTATGGATATGTCTTTTGCTAATCAGTTTATGTCACAGCTTAGACTGATAAATTATGATAAACATGGTATACTTCTTAATCCAGAAGTAATTGAAATTCCTGAAGAGCAAGATCAAGAAATTGCAAGGATAAAACTGCAAACTATGAGTTATACTATTGATAAGCTTACAAAAGAGCAACTAGCTTACATTAAAGATTATAGTGCAGGGACTTGA
- a CDS encoding AAA family ATPase — MALIKAQQPKELNPDELKWSCDPNQFEFETTTHLKPIEGIVGQERALKALKLGVELRSQGYNIFVTGLSGTGKLTTIKKVLESISPDCSQLKDYAYVNNFGNTDRPILLEFSAGQAVAFKNELSKAIKFLQEKIPQVLSTNPFLSKKKKLLSDFGEQQQSIMSKFEERLQNDNFTLGQVKIGELARPEILAVVDNQPYFIQQLDELIKSEKITKEQASQITKKYASYQEELAKVFKESLRLSREFQEKLLHMEKDYVSELVSVTIGELKKKFEIQKVHQWLDEVSKNILDNLDVFKGTKPASEETPEGVVVDYLKEYEVNIILDNSNVKECPVVIETSPTYNNLFGTIEKYSDGKGGWYADFTKIKAGSLLHANGGYLVINAMDAFSELGVWKTLKRVLLYGKYEIQDMSNYFQFSPSILKPEPIYVDTKVIMVGNNYIYNLLSAYEDDFNKIFKIKADFDYEMKRTPEALNEYARLVKKLIETEGHLEFDKSAIARIAEYGARHAGEKNKLTTRFAYIADLAREACFWAKDNGDKIVNAYHVEQAYNAGRERHALYESKINEMINVGTILIDTQGSKVGTINGLAVYESGHYAFGKPTRITASVSLGNGNIINVEREAGLSGNTHNKGVLIISGYFKETFGKNIPLSFNASLVFEQGYGLVDGDSASITEICALLSAISGIPIKQNYAITGSINQKGDIQPIGGVNEKIEGFFDICKLRGLDGSHGVIIPYQNIKDLMLKSEVVEAVNNKKFHIYAVSKVEEAIEILTGVKAGKLLKGGSYEKNTVFGEVERALIEMKKKSKSEPTKSTGKSKPKRKTKKKR; from the coding sequence ATGGCATTGATAAAAGCTCAACAACCAAAAGAACTAAATCCAGATGAATTGAAGTGGAGTTGTGACCCAAACCAATTCGAATTTGAGACGACAACTCATTTAAAGCCAATTGAAGGTATAGTAGGGCAGGAGCGGGCACTTAAGGCGCTTAAACTTGGTGTGGAACTAAGAAGCCAGGGTTATAATATTTTTGTAACAGGCTTATCTGGTACAGGCAAATTAACTACAATTAAAAAAGTATTAGAATCAATTAGTCCCGATTGTTCACAATTAAAGGATTACGCATACGTAAATAATTTTGGTAATACAGATCGTCCAATTTTACTGGAATTCAGTGCCGGCCAAGCAGTTGCTTTTAAAAATGAATTATCCAAAGCAATAAAATTTCTTCAAGAAAAAATTCCTCAGGTTCTTTCTACAAATCCTTTTTTATCGAAAAAGAAAAAATTGCTTAGTGATTTTGGTGAGCAGCAGCAATCAATAATGAGTAAATTTGAAGAGAGACTGCAAAACGATAATTTCACACTTGGACAAGTAAAAATAGGCGAACTTGCGCGGCCGGAAATTTTAGCAGTGGTAGACAATCAGCCATATTTCATCCAGCAGTTAGATGAACTAATAAAAAGCGAAAAAATAACTAAAGAACAAGCTTCTCAAATAACAAAAAAATACGCTTCCTACCAAGAAGAACTCGCAAAAGTGTTTAAGGAAAGTTTAAGACTCAGTAGAGAATTTCAAGAAAAACTGCTTCATATGGAAAAAGATTATGTTTCTGAGCTTGTTTCTGTGACTATTGGAGAACTAAAAAAGAAGTTCGAAATTCAGAAGGTACATCAATGGCTGGATGAAGTAAGTAAAAACATTCTTGATAACTTGGATGTGTTCAAAGGAACAAAACCCGCATCAGAAGAAACACCAGAAGGAGTAGTAGTTGATTACTTAAAAGAATATGAGGTCAACATAATATTGGATAATTCTAATGTAAAAGAATGCCCGGTTGTTATTGAAACTTCGCCAACGTACAATAATTTGTTTGGTACAATAGAAAAATACTCTGATGGAAAAGGCGGTTGGTATGCAGACTTTACAAAAATTAAAGCAGGCTCTTTATTGCATGCAAACGGCGGTTACCTCGTTATTAACGCAATGGACGCATTTAGCGAATTAGGTGTATGGAAAACATTAAAACGAGTTTTGCTTTATGGCAAATATGAAATTCAAGATATGTCAAATTACTTTCAATTCTCGCCCAGTATATTAAAACCCGAGCCAATTTACGTCGATACAAAAGTTATAATGGTAGGCAACAATTACATTTACAATTTACTTTCGGCTTACGAAGACGATTTTAATAAAATCTTCAAAATAAAAGCTGATTTTGATTATGAAATGAAAAGAACACCTGAGGCGCTGAATGAATATGCGAGATTAGTAAAAAAACTAATTGAAACCGAGGGTCATCTTGAATTTGATAAATCTGCAATTGCACGAATTGCTGAATATGGTGCAAGACATGCCGGCGAAAAAAATAAACTTACAACCCGCTTTGCTTACATAGCAGATTTAGCAAGAGAAGCTTGTTTTTGGGCAAAAGATAATGGAGATAAAATTGTTAACGCCTATCATGTTGAACAAGCTTACAATGCCGGTAGAGAAAGACATGCTCTATATGAATCTAAAATTAACGAAATGATTAATGTCGGTACTATATTGATTGATACTCAAGGTTCAAAAGTGGGTACAATTAATGGATTGGCAGTTTATGAAAGCGGGCATTATGCATTTGGTAAACCTACCCGAATTACTGCTTCGGTCTCTTTGGGCAATGGAAATATAATTAATGTTGAACGCGAGGCTGGACTCAGCGGAAATACTCACAACAAAGGTGTTTTAATAATTTCAGGTTATTTTAAGGAAACCTTTGGGAAAAACATTCCTCTTTCTTTCAATGCTAGTTTAGTTTTTGAACAAGGTTACGGCTTGGTTGATGGCGACAGTGCTTCTATAACAGAAATTTGTGCTTTGCTTTCTGCTATTTCGGGTATTCCAATAAAACAAAATTATGCTATTACTGGCTCTATTAATCAAAAAGGTGATATTCAGCCCATTGGTGGTGTCAATGAAAAAATTGAAGGTTTTTTTGACATTTGCAAGCTGCGCGGTCTTGATGGTTCTCATGGTGTTATAATTCCTTATCAAAACATAAAAGACTTAATGCTGAAGAGCGAAGTAGTAGAGGCTGTAAATAATAAGAAATTTCATATCTATGCAGTATCGAAAGTGGAAGAAGCCATTGAGATACTAACCGGAGTTAAAGCTGGAAAGTTATTGAAAGGCGGAAGTTATGAGAAAAATACAGTCTTTGGAGAGGTTGAAAGAGCATTGATAGAAATGAAAAAGAAAAGTAAATCGGAACCAACAAAAAGTACAGGTAAATCCAAACCAAAAAGAAAGACCAAAAAGAAAAGATGA
- a CDS encoding sugar phosphate nucleotidyltransferase has product MRAVIPAAGFGSRLKPHTYSLPKVLLNVGGKPIISHILDKLLEEKVNSATFVIGYLGEQIIDYVKKNYPTLNADFVEQKELLGLGHAIYSAKETLGNEEVFIILGDTIFDVDLHPVIERKENALGVKEVDNPERFGVAVCEKGKIVKLIEKPKEMVSKLALVGLYYIKNTPLLIECLDELIEKGIKTKDEYQLTDALQLMIDKGEKLTTFHVDGWYDCGKPETLLSTNQFLLRKNGTNRRPENVIISNPVYIAEDAEVFNSVIGPFTTIASNCQINESIIKNSIVSSGAVVERAIIENSIIGSDAVVRGNFKRINAGDSSEIEIL; this is encoded by the coding sequence TTGAGAGCAGTAATACCTGCAGCTGGCTTTGGTTCCAGATTAAAACCCCATACTTATTCGCTTCCAAAAGTTTTATTAAATGTGGGTGGAAAGCCAATTATTTCTCACATACTTGATAAGCTTTTGGAAGAGAAAGTAAACAGTGCCACATTTGTAATCGGTTATTTAGGAGAACAAATAATTGATTACGTAAAAAAAAACTACCCCACCTTAAATGCTGATTTTGTAGAGCAAAAAGAACTGCTTGGCTTGGGTCATGCAATTTATTCTGCTAAAGAAACGTTAGGGAATGAAGAGGTTTTTATAATTCTTGGTGATACAATTTTTGATGTTGATCTTCATCCAGTTATTGAAAGAAAGGAAAATGCTTTAGGTGTTAAAGAGGTTGACAATCCAGAAAGATTTGGAGTAGCTGTATGTGAAAAAGGGAAAATTGTCAAGTTAATTGAAAAACCAAAAGAAATGGTTTCTAAACTTGCATTGGTAGGTTTATACTACATCAAAAATACACCGCTGCTCATTGAATGCTTAGACGAATTAATAGAAAAAGGAATAAAAACAAAAGATGAATATCAGCTTACAGATGCACTTCAGTTAATGATTGATAAAGGCGAAAAGTTAACTACATTTCATGTTGATGGATGGTACGATTGTGGTAAGCCGGAAACACTCCTTTCAACTAATCAATTTTTGTTAAGAAAAAATGGCACAAATAGAAGGCCCGAAAATGTAATAATTAGTAATCCAGTTTACATTGCAGAAGATGCTGAAGTGTTTAATTCAGTAATTGGACCTTTTACAACAATTGCATCGAACTGCCAAATTAATGAATCAATAATTAAAAATTCGATTGTTAGTTCTGGCGCAGTAGTCGAAAGAGCAATAATAGAAAATTCAATAATAGGGAGTGATGCGGTAGTTCGCGGCAACTTTAAAAGAATTAACGCAGGTGATTCATCTGAAATTGAAATTCTTTAA
- the mfd gene encoding transcription-repair coupling factor: protein MDVQDYFYKKLTKLTECAKKISSTKVYPGQLYISNLIGSSKALLLKQFIENENSNSLSVLVLCDTIQEINEVKVELSVLGLENYIVSIDDLSPEAMQEKLTQLSFQEKKLVISIYELLNVVLPSKNSLEKNITKIHLGSNLSYDELIEYLSLINYSNEKFVENPGDYAVRGSIIDFWSFSEKQPSRLEFDGDFIESIRHFDPETQRSTDKLSEVTLSPLINGTENVYGDIFEYLTETIVFASYVSLNNLFNKSTESPAEVLHENLDEDLRKELFSDINDTQKASHEQENNNKNGALTNNPLDYLFGKKAFWVLEEPIQQHLERLELNLAEIPPFSSNLEILFNFILENTKKGYEIFISVENELQHKRLYELLYDYKEELAELLDNGKLKLFVIPLKSGFISRNDNLIFLSDYQIFNKPYRTRLLPKNLRSKSKLDFASIKKGDFVVHENFGIGKYAGLETIKIGDIEQESIKILYAEGGVVYVNLNYFSLVKKFSSKENVQPKLSVLGSNEWKNTKSKVKTKIKEAARQLITLYAKRKAAKGFAFSADSIWQKELEASFFYEDTPDQVKVTEEVKADMESENPMDRLVCGDVGFGKTEIAVRASFKAINDGKQVALLVPTTILAEQHYNTFKTRLSQYPVKVEVISRFQNKTKQKEILEKLQKGEIDLIIGTHRLLSKDVVFKDLGLLIIDEEHRFGVMHKEKLRSLKANVDTLTLTATPIPRTLNLSLLGARDLSIIGTPPPNRQPIYTKVDTFDINKIRQWIMNELYRGGQVYFVHDRIQSIEKIASYLQKNMPQVSFAVAHGQMKASQLENVIYDFLNRKYDVLISTKIIESGLDIPNVNTIIINRADRFGLAELHQLRGRVGRSDKQAYAYLLVPSLNSINKKAFKRLLAIEEYTELGEGFNIAMRDLEIRGAGNLLGTEQSGFIDTVGFDMYMKLVDEAVEELKQNEFSEVFKDLPKQQERSQPTIDTYFEIGIPKQYMSDQADRLSFYTAMFSMIKIEEADEIREEMEDRFGKLPVTVERLLAAAILRYYASFALFERIVIQKNKIIIYLPKAEREDFYENKFTSFLSFLNEKYSHKIKFVQNDKNLKLEMDNDKDSPEDILSFLIEFCKNIINVFNNREM, encoded by the coding sequence ATGGACGTTCAAGATTATTTTTACAAAAAACTTACAAAATTAACTGAATGTGCTAAGAAAATTAGCTCAACCAAAGTTTATCCCGGTCAATTATATATTTCAAATCTTATAGGTTCATCAAAGGCTTTACTGTTAAAACAATTTATTGAAAACGAAAATTCAAATTCACTTTCTGTTTTGGTTTTGTGTGATACAATCCAAGAAATAAACGAAGTTAAAGTTGAGTTATCGGTGCTTGGATTAGAAAATTATATTGTATCAATTGATGATTTATCTCCAGAAGCAATGCAAGAGAAATTAACACAGCTTAGTTTCCAAGAAAAGAAATTAGTGATTTCAATCTACGAACTTCTTAATGTAGTATTGCCGTCAAAAAATAGTTTAGAAAAAAATATAACTAAAATTCATCTGGGCAGTAATTTAAGTTATGATGAACTAATCGAGTACTTAAGTTTGATAAATTATTCCAATGAGAAATTTGTTGAAAACCCGGGCGATTATGCTGTACGCGGTTCTATAATTGATTTTTGGTCCTTTAGCGAAAAACAACCTAGCAGACTTGAATTTGACGGGGATTTTATCGAATCGATTCGTCATTTTGACCCGGAAACTCAAAGATCAACTGACAAACTTTCAGAAGTTACTCTTTCACCATTGATAAATGGTACAGAAAATGTTTACGGGGATATTTTTGAATACTTGACCGAAACAATTGTATTTGCTTCTTATGTAAGTCTTAATAATTTATTTAATAAAAGCACCGAAAGTCCCGCAGAAGTATTGCACGAGAATTTAGATGAAGATCTTAGAAAAGAATTGTTTTCCGATATTAACGATACTCAAAAAGCCAGTCATGAACAGGAAAATAACAACAAAAATGGCGCTCTTACGAACAATCCTTTAGATTATTTATTTGGAAAAAAAGCTTTTTGGGTTCTCGAAGAACCAATTCAACAACACTTAGAGAGATTAGAATTAAACTTAGCTGAGATTCCCCCATTTAGTTCTAACTTAGAAATACTTTTCAACTTTATCTTAGAAAACACAAAAAAAGGCTATGAAATTTTTATCTCTGTTGAAAATGAACTCCAACACAAAAGGCTTTATGAACTGCTATACGATTATAAGGAAGAACTTGCCGAACTGCTTGATAATGGCAAATTAAAACTATTTGTAATACCGCTTAAGAGTGGATTTATTTCGAGAAATGATAATTTAATTTTTCTTTCCGATTATCAAATTTTTAATAAACCATATAGAACAAGATTACTCCCCAAAAATTTACGCAGTAAATCAAAATTAGATTTTGCTTCGATTAAAAAGGGTGACTTTGTTGTTCATGAAAACTTTGGTATCGGTAAATATGCAGGGCTGGAGACAATCAAAATAGGAGATATTGAGCAGGAATCTATAAAAATTTTATATGCCGAAGGCGGGGTTGTTTACGTTAATTTAAATTACTTCTCATTAGTAAAAAAGTTTTCTTCAAAAGAAAATGTTCAACCTAAGCTTTCAGTTTTAGGCAGCAATGAATGGAAAAACACTAAAAGTAAAGTAAAAACAAAAATCAAAGAAGCTGCCCGTCAATTGATAACACTTTATGCAAAGAGAAAAGCTGCAAAGGGTTTTGCCTTTAGTGCCGACTCTATTTGGCAGAAAGAATTGGAAGCGTCTTTTTTTTATGAAGATACACCCGACCAAGTTAAAGTTACCGAAGAAGTTAAAGCTGATATGGAAAGTGAAAACCCAATGGACAGATTAGTATGCGGGGACGTTGGCTTCGGAAAAACGGAAATTGCTGTCCGTGCTTCCTTCAAAGCAATTAATGACGGTAAACAAGTTGCTCTATTAGTCCCTACCACCATATTGGCAGAACAACACTACAACACTTTTAAAACTCGTTTATCTCAATACCCTGTAAAAGTAGAGGTAATTTCAAGATTTCAGAACAAAACAAAACAGAAAGAAATTTTAGAAAAACTACAAAAGGGTGAGATTGATTTAATTATTGGGACACATCGTTTATTGTCCAAAGATGTTGTTTTTAAGGATTTAGGACTTTTAATTATCGATGAGGAGCATCGATTTGGCGTGATGCACAAAGAAAAATTGCGCTCGCTAAAAGCTAATGTTGATACTCTTACTTTAACTGCCACACCAATACCTCGTACACTTAATCTTTCCTTACTTGGTGCGAGGGACCTTTCAATAATTGGCACACCTCCGCCGAACAGACAACCAATTTATACTAAAGTTGATACTTTCGATATAAATAAAATACGTCAATGGATAATGAATGAGCTATATAGAGGAGGACAGGTATATTTTGTACACGACAGAATTCAGTCAATTGAAAAAATAGCTTCGTATCTTCAGAAAAATATGCCTCAAGTTAGTTTTGCAGTGGCACATGGTCAAATGAAAGCATCACAACTTGAAAATGTTATATACGATTTTTTGAACAGGAAATACGATGTTTTAATTTCCACTAAAATTATCGAATCAGGTCTCGATATCCCAAATGTAAATACAATTATAATCAACCGTGCCGACAGATTTGGACTTGCTGAACTTCATCAATTGCGCGGTAGAGTTGGCAGATCGGATAAACAAGCTTATGCTTATTTATTAGTACCCTCGTTAAATTCAATTAATAAAAAAGCATTTAAACGACTGTTGGCTATTGAAGAGTATACTGAACTTGGAGAAGGTTTTAATATTGCTATGAGAGATCTTGAAATAAGAGGTGCGGGAAATTTACTTGGTACTGAACAAAGCGGCTTTATTGATACGGTGGGTTTTGATATGTATATGAAATTGGTAGACGAGGCAGTAGAAGAACTAAAGCAAAATGAATTTAGTGAGGTATTTAAAGATTTACCCAAGCAGCAAGAAAGGTCACAGCCTACAATTGATACTTACTTTGAAATAGGTATTCCAAAGCAATATATGTCCGACCAAGCAGACCGGTTGAGTTTTTACACAGCAATGTTTTCAATGATTAAAATTGAAGAGGCAGATGAAATTAGAGAGGAAATGGAAGACAGATTCGGCAAACTGCCAGTTACAGTCGAAAGGCTTCTTGCAGCTGCAATATTGAGATATTATGCCTCTTTCGCTTTGTTTGAAAGAATCGTCATTCAAAAAAACAAAATTATTATTTATCTGCCCAAAGCTGAGCGAGAAGATTTTTACGAAAACAAATTTACTTCATTCCTTTCTTTCTTAAACGAAAAGTATTCTCACAAAATTAAATTTGTTCAAAACGACAAAAATTTAAAATTAGAAATGGATAATGATAAGGATTCACCAGAAGATATATTAAGTTTCTTGATAGAATTCTGTAAAAATATTATCAATGTATTTAATAATAGAGAGATGTGA
- the metK gene encoding methionine adenosyltransferase, translating into MSYLFTSESVSEGHPDKVCDAISDGILDEIFRQDPNARVACETFVTTGLVVVGGEISTRAYVDVENVVRRTIREIGYTKAEYKFDSESCGVLNSLHAQSPDIAMGVDKGGAGDQGLMFGYACDQTPELMPMPIIYAHKLVKRLADVRKNFPDLMPYLRPDAKSQVTIEYDDNNEPKRVDTIVISTQHDSGIPQKKIKEDVIKYIVKEVIPEKYLDKKTKYFVNPTGRFEIGGPHGDSGLTGRKIIVDTYGGWAPHGGGSFSGKDPSKVDRSATYAARYIAKNIVAAKLAKECLVQVAYAIGVVQPVSIFVDTKGTGVLPDKEIAKIIKKEIDLSPKGIIDKLKLRRPIYQKTSAYGHFGRNDKDFTWEKLDLIKTFQKYL; encoded by the coding sequence ATGTCTTACTTATTTACTTCAGAGTCAGTCTCAGAAGGGCATCCAGATAAAGTTTGCGATGCAATTTCTGATGGTATACTTGATGAAATTTTTAGACAAGATCCAAATGCAAGAGTGGCTTGTGAAACTTTTGTTACAACAGGACTTGTAGTAGTTGGCGGTGAAATTTCAACAAGAGCTTATGTGGATGTTGAAAATGTTGTACGAAGAACAATTCGAGAAATTGGTTATACAAAAGCTGAATACAAATTTGATTCGGAATCCTGTGGTGTCTTGAATTCACTTCATGCACAATCACCCGATATTGCTATGGGTGTAGATAAAGGCGGTGCGGGAGATCAAGGCTTGATGTTTGGTTATGCGTGCGATCAAACTCCTGAGTTGATGCCTATGCCAATTATTTACGCGCACAAACTTGTTAAAAGATTGGCTGATGTTAGAAAAAACTTTCCAGATTTAATGCCTTACTTAAGACCAGATGCAAAATCACAAGTAACAATTGAATACGATGATAATAACGAACCTAAAAGGGTTGATACAATTGTCATTTCAACTCAACACGACAGCGGAATCCCTCAAAAGAAAATTAAAGAAGATGTTATTAAATATATTGTTAAAGAAGTTATTCCAGAAAAATATTTAGATAAAAAAACAAAATATTTTGTTAATCCTACTGGAAGATTTGAAATCGGCGGTCCACATGGCGATAGTGGTCTTACAGGCAGAAAAATAATAGTTGATACCTATGGTGGATGGGCACCTCATGGCGGTGGTTCATTCTCTGGTAAAGACCCTTCGAAAGTTGACAGAAGCGCTACTTATGCTGCCCGATATATTGCAAAAAATATTGTTGCAGCTAAACTCGCTAAAGAATGTCTTGTGCAAGTTGCATATGCTATTGGAGTCGTTCAGCCTGTATCTATTTTTGTTGATACTAAAGGAACAGGTGTTTTACCCGATAAAGAAATAGCAAAAATAATAAAGAAAGAAATAGACCTTTCACCTAAAGGAATTATTGATAAGTTAAAATTAAGAAGACCAATTTACCAAAAGACATCAGCTTATGGGCATTTTGGACGAAACGATAAAGACTTTACATGGGAAAAGTTAGACCTAATAAAAACATTTCAAAAATATTTATAA